The Dehalococcoidia bacterium DNA segment CTGCCTTATCTTGGTACCCATTATCTATTTCTAGAGCGAGTATGTTCCGTAGCGCCTTAACTCTCGCCAATCCCTGATCACGATTTGTCATTAGTCGTTATCTAGACATCCTTATATCGATTGCACAATCCCATTATCTGAGCCAGCTTGGATCGCATCGACCAATTTGTGATGCTGCACTGCATCCTCGAAATTCGGGTGGAATTCAGTGTTATTCAAGATAGCTTCCGCATAGGCAGCCCAAAGTTTTCCTATATTAACAGGAGCACCACTTAAGTTAGCGGCTGTAATCCATTCATCCTGCGGAGCCATTACTTCTCGAAGTTCAGTATCGCCGCTCGTCGCGATGCGTAATATCCCTGATCCTGAATGCGTGGAACCTGGAGCATCCAACGTGATCGTTCCCTTGCTTCCGTGAATCTGAAGATGATGCCCTGTTCCAAGAGCAGCGACCGAAGCGATGTGAGCGGAATAAACGGCACCATTTTGTAAAAACCCGTTCACCAGGATTGTGTCAGGCGAATCTACATCAAATGCTTCCTGCGTATCAGATGCTGTCCATTGCTTCGTCTGAGTGCTAACTACTGAAGATGCTGTTTTCATAGGGCCAACCATTGAAATTAAACCATCAATAGCATGTCCAAATGTAATGCTAAGCGTATTGGCTCGAGCTTCTTTATCTCTCATCCATATACGATCCGAAGGTCGAGATGACGCGCCTGTTGCACACTGGATTAAATTCACAGATAGGAGATCGCCAATAGCCCCTGAGTCTATTACCCGACGTATTTCCAAATATTCAGCTGATCTTCGTGATTGCAAGCCAATACAGGTACGTATACCAGCCGCATGAGCCAGATCTGTCATTTCCTGTGCCTGCGCAGTTGTTGTTCCCAAAGGCCATTCTGTATAAACATGTTTGCCTGCAGCAATAATGTCTTTCGTAAGCTCATAATGCAGCGGTAACTTCACTGAAACCGCTGCGACGTCGACCTCCGGATTAGCTAATAGATCATGGTGATTGTCGTAGGCATAACGTGCACCAAATTTTGTAGCCGCCTCCTGAGCAGACTCCATCCTTGTGGTTGAAACTGCAACTAATTCAACTCCAGGAATTCCGGCAGCAAATGCGGGCATATGCGCACGTCCAGCCCAACCTGCAATGTTTCCCCCTATTATCCCTACCTTCACTACATCATTCATTAAACCCCCCTTACGACTATACGCAGTAATACTACATCCATTCGTCTCCATCTAGACATGACTCGTTGACCAAGTACAAATGCATGCCTAGACTGACCATATTGGTTTCAAACCTAAGAGGTATCACTATGAAAATAGGGTTTATCGGCCTTGGAAATATGGGTGGCCCAATGGCACTTAATTTAATCAAGGCAGGACACTCGCTCACTGTCCATGACATCAATCCAGAATCAGCAACAGCGCACCGAGAAATGGGTGCATCATGGGCAGAGTCGCCAATGGAGCTAGCTTCTCAGACGGAAGTAATCTTCACTTCCCTACCAGGTCCCAAAGAAATTGAAGCAGTCGCCACTGGACCAGAAGGTATCCTGCAAGGAATCCACGAAGGCGCCATTTACATAGATTCGTCTACGAATTCCCCTTCCGTTGTACGCAGGATTGCAAAAAAAATACATGAGTCAGGTGCCGAAATGCTCGATGCACCAGTTAGTGGAGGGCCGGTAGGTGCAGAGGCTGGAACCCTTGCAATCATGGTCGGTGGCAATGAGTCTATTTTCGAAAGAGTTAAACCTATTCTTGAAGTAATAGGAAGTGGCGTTACCTATGTAGGCGATATCGGTTCCGGAACAATTGCAAAGCTGGTACATAACGCAACTTCTTTTGCAGCGCGAATAGCAGTGCAAGAAGGAATGGTACTGGCTGTAAAGGCCGGGGTTTCACCAAGCAATATGCTTAAGGTCCTTCGAGAAGCAGCTTTTGGTAAGCAAGTACTCCTAACACACCACATTCCAGAATTAGTATTCAAAGGAGACTTCGACAATGTTCGCTTTGCATTGGGACTTTCGCATAAGGACGTTAGCTTAGCCCTGGAACTTGCAGAAGAAATGGATGCCCCGCTGGAAATGGCCGAAAAAGCAAAATTAGTTATTGAAGAAGGAATGTCCAGAGGCTGGGGAGCCAAAGATAATCTCTCAACATTCATGCTTGCAGAAGAACGTGCAGGAATAGAGGTCCGTGAATGAATGATTTGGTAACACTAACAGCCCGGGAAGCTATTCAAAAACTCAAGCAAAAAGAAGTATCTCCTCTGGAGATGATTGACGCTGCTCTTGAAAGGATTGCTGAAACAAATGGGTCAGTAAATGCATTGCCAACACTCGCAATTGAACGAGCAAAGACCCATGCAAAAGCCCTCATGGAATCTGGTGTCCCTGGTGACATTCCTCCTGGCTATCTCTACGGTCTCCCAATCGCAGTCAAAGATCTTAAAGACGTCAAAGGAGTTCTATCCACCAAGGGTTCACCTATTTACGCCAATCACATACCTGATCAATCTGATTACTTAGTCGAAAATATCGAAGCCAAGGGTGGGATTGTCTTAGCGAAATCCAATACCCCTGAATTTGGTGCAGGAGCTAACACTTTTAATGAAGTTTTTGGCAAAACGCGCAACCCCTGGGACACGCGCAAAACTTGCGGTGGCTCCTCTGGAGGAGCAGCCGTTTCATTAGCCACAGGACAAGTATGGCTTGCTACTGGCAGTGACTTAGGTGGAAGTTTGCGTATCCCGGCAAGCTTTTGCTCGGTAGTGGGACTCCGACCAACACCCGGCCGTGTACCTCACGGACCAAAAGATCTCCCCTTCGCAAGCCTTTCAGTTGAAGGACCTATGGGCAGAACAGTCGGAGACGTAGCGCTCTTCCTTGACACACAGGCAGGTCAGAATCCTATTGATCCTATTAGCTTTGCTGCTCCTGATATTCCTTACATTAAAGCGGCCGATAATCCTATTGCCCCTGCAAAAATAGGGTACTCACATGATTTAGGCATTGCACCAGTAGATCAGGAAGTACGAGATATATGCGCCAGCTCTATGCGAATTTTTGAATCTGCAGGCTCTGTAATCTCTGAAGCACATCCAGATTTAAGTGACGCAGAAGACATTTTCCAAACATTAAGAGCAGCCCAGTTTGCAGCCAGCTACAAGAAGCACCTGGACAATAATCGAGAACTCCTAAAGCCTGAGGTTATCTGGAACATCGAAAAAGGCTTGGACCTATCTGCGGAGGAAATTAATGAAGCTGAACTAGGACGCGGAGCTATGTACCTCAGGACCCTGGATTTCTTCAAGCAATATGACTTACTTGCCTGCCCCGCAGTTGTAGTACCTCCGTTTGATGTGGATCAGCGATACGTCACTGAGGCAGGAGGGCAGACATTTGATACTTATGTTAGCTGGCTCGTTATGTCCTTTGCATTGACGCTCACTGCATGTCCTTCAATCTCTGTACCCTGCGGGTTTACTTCAGAAGGACTGCCCGTGGGATTACAATTAATGGCTCCTCGGGGTGACGAGGCACTTCTACTTTCGGCGGCTTCTTTTTTTGAGCAGGCATACGGGCAAAATAAACATATCCCGATTGACCCAAT contains these protein-coding regions:
- a CDS encoding NAD(P)-dependent oxidoreductase, which codes for MKIGFIGLGNMGGPMALNLIKAGHSLTVHDINPESATAHREMGASWAESPMELASQTEVIFTSLPGPKEIEAVATGPEGILQGIHEGAIYIDSSTNSPSVVRRIAKKIHESGAEMLDAPVSGGPVGAEAGTLAIMVGGNESIFERVKPILEVIGSGVTYVGDIGSGTIAKLVHNATSFAARIAVQEGMVLAVKAGVSPSNMLKVLREAAFGKQVLLTHHIPELVFKGDFDNVRFALGLSHKDVSLALELAEEMDAPLEMAEKAKLVIEEGMSRGWGAKDNLSTFMLAEERAGIEVRE
- a CDS encoding Gfo/Idh/MocA family oxidoreductase, translating into MNDVVKVGIIGGNIAGWAGRAHMPAFAAGIPGVELVAVSTTRMESAQEAATKFGARYAYDNHHDLLANPEVDVAAVSVKLPLHYELTKDIIAAGKHVYTEWPLGTTTAQAQEMTDLAHAAGIRTCIGLQSRRSAEYLEIRRVIDSGAIGDLLSVNLIQCATGASSRPSDRIWMRDKEARANTLSITFGHAIDGLISMVGPMKTASSVVSTQTKQWTASDTQEAFDVDSPDTILVNGFLQNGAVYSAHIASVAALGTGHHLQIHGSKGTITLDAPGSTHSGSGILRIATSGDTELREVMAPQDEWITAANLSGAPVNIGKLWAAYAEAILNNTEFHPNFEDAVQHHKLVDAIQAGSDNGIVQSI
- a CDS encoding amidase family protein, which codes for MNDLVTLTAREAIQKLKQKEVSPLEMIDAALERIAETNGSVNALPTLAIERAKTHAKALMESGVPGDIPPGYLYGLPIAVKDLKDVKGVLSTKGSPIYANHIPDQSDYLVENIEAKGGIVLAKSNTPEFGAGANTFNEVFGKTRNPWDTRKTCGGSSGGAAVSLATGQVWLATGSDLGGSLRIPASFCSVVGLRPTPGRVPHGPKDLPFASLSVEGPMGRTVGDVALFLDTQAGQNPIDPISFAAPDIPYIKAADNPIAPAKIGYSHDLGIAPVDQEVRDICASSMRIFESAGSVISEAHPDLSDAEDIFQTLRAAQFAASYKKHLDNNRELLKPEVIWNIEKGLDLSAEEINEAELGRGAMYLRTLDFFKQYDLLACPAVVVPPFDVDQRYVTEAGGQTFDTYVSWLVMSFALTLTACPSISVPCGFTSEGLPVGLQLMAPRGDEALLLSAASFFEQAYGQNKHIPIDPIVRH